From Pleurocapsa sp. PCC 7319:
CAAATTAACTAAAGCCGAAAAATTAGGGATTCCTCAACTAAGTGAAACCGAATTACTAGATTTAATCGCAGAAAAGTAAGTAGCAGAAAAGTAAGTAAATGATTCAGATGACTACCACTACCGATTTTCAAAGATTAACATTAGTTTTAGCTAAACCATTCCACTTTTTCTTGAATAGGATCGCGGCGACTTTTAGTAGTTGGATTATCACTATATCCTAAATACAAATATCCCAGACATTTATCTTTCTCTCCTAAGCCGAGAAATTCTTTGAGTTCTTCAGTATAAGTAACCCCTCCAGAACCCCAAAAGCTACAAATACCATAAGCTGCAGCGGTCAATGTCATATTTTGTACGCTGCAAGCTACCGCTTCTATCTCTTCTATTTCCAAGATTTTCTCCAATTTCTGGCGCTGCATACAGATAACAATTACGTGAGACGACTTAAGTAAATTCGTCTTCATCCGTTCGTATTTTTCTGGTTTAAACTTTTCTTCCGGGGTAAGTTTCTGATATAAATCAGCTTGAAAATTAGCTAACTTTTCCAAACCCGTATCCGTAAAAATTTTATATCTCCAAGGTTGAGTTAAACCATGGTTAGGCGCCCAGTTAGCATTTTCTAGGATCTCCCAAATGATTTTATCGTCGATCCTATCGCCATTGAAGAGCCGTGGCTTTGTAGAACGACGTGAACGTATTACCTCACTAATCTGAGCAACTAAATCAACCATAATGGAAAAATGACTCGCTTGTCGTTGATAGAAGTCGTTAAATATTAATTTGCCTCAAGCAATTATAGCTGAGAGAACCCAAAATATTACCTCTCAGTAATTAATACTATTATTTTGATTTTCTTAAAGATCGGACATTTAAACAGTCAATAAAAACATTATTTGAAATATACGATCATCAACTTGTAAATCTAAGTTATGCTTCAAGGTATTTATTAGTAAAAGGGTGTCGAAAAACCAGATTGAGGTTAGATTATATATTGTGTATTTCTACAGTCGTGCCAGACGATAACACGTTGCTTATGTCTAGTTGAATTAACATATTCTTAAAATTATCCATCAGTAATCCCTCCGAGACTTATAAATTAATAGGGATGCTTACCTAAAAGTTCAATAAACCAACACTTAGCTTACAGTAAAGACTAAAGATTATTACCTATGAAAGACAATTCTCAGAAAGATAATAAAAAACTGCTTCTCATAGATGATGACCCAAACTTGATTTTATTGGTTAAAGATTACCTAGAATTCCGAGGCTACAACGTAGATACAGCCGAAAATGGTAGAGAGGCTTTAGAAATATTGGATAATAATGATGTTCCAGATATGATCATCTGTGATGTAATGATGCCAGAAATGGATGGTTATTCCCTAGTCAAACATATTCGCGGTGAGCCTACAACCAATCGAATCCCTGTCTTATTTCTTTCAGCGAAGGGTCAAAGTCAGGATCGAGTTAAAGGTCTCAATGAAGGGGCAGATGTATACATGGTTAAGCCTTTTGAACCAGAAGAACTAGTCGCTCAGGTTGAATCTTCATTAAATCAAATTAAACGCTGGGAACAAGGACGTCCCAAGGGGTTGGATGGTGGACCTACTATTCACGTACCCCATAACGTTGAACTCACCCCTACAGAACTAAAAGTAGTTCAGCTAGTAGCCAAAGGAATGGCTAATCGTGAGATTGCTACACAACTAAACGTTAGTCAAAGAACCATCGAAAGCCATGTTTCTAATATGCTCAATAAAACTAGTCTTAATAATCGCACAGAGCTAGCACGTTGGGCAATGGAAAGCAGTATGGCTTGACAGTCGCTAACATGAATAACAAAGTGTAGTTTTTAGTTAATACTGAAGTTTCTCAAATAAAGCAACTATTTCCGAAGAAATTAGCCAAAAAGCCTAGATATACAAGCTTTTTATTATTTTTTTCACAGCTTTTGAAAGTATCAGCATTAAATTTATTCAGCCTTTAAATAAACTTAAAAGACTTCTCATACACAAAAACCACTTAATAAATGGGACTGCTTCTTAAACTATTCTTTCGCACCAAACTCGATTACTGGTGTATTAAACCCACACAGGTTTGGTGTCCGAAAATCTTGCTCGGGTTTTCTAGGTGCAAATGCAAGCTTTGTTATGCTCTTCAACATTATTATACAGTCCCTAAACCCCTTGATGTATGAAGATTGTGTGTCTTAAATGTAAATTTTCAACCACTGAGTAAATTAATTTGCTTCATTCTTCTGACTGAGGTCTGAAGTATTATTGTTTGCGTTCTCGAATCAAGGTTGATTTAGTGTTATTCAGTAAATGTACAAAGGCTCAAAAAAATTGCTGAAATTGAAAATAATCTGCTATTATTATTTTTTAGTGCTGGCGTAGCTCAGTTGGTAGAGCAGCTGATTTGTAATCAGCCGGTCGCAGGTTCGAGTCCTGTTGCCAGCTTCTTTAAAAAGATAGTAGTAGTAACTTGCAGGCATAGTTGTACAATTGACAGTTGTATCTGCTACACAGACTGTGATTGAACGTTATACTCTGCCCGAAATGGGCGAAATTTGGACTGATAACTATAAACTTAAAACCTGGCTGCAAGTAGAAATAGCAGTCTGCGAGGCACAAGCAGAACTAGGTTACATTCCTCAGGAAGCTGTTGAGGAGATTAAAGCTAAAGCTAACTTTGATCCACAAAGAGTGCTAGAGATCGAAGCTGAAGTTCGTCACGATGTGATCGCTTTTCTAACTAATGTCAATGAGTATGTGGGCGACGCTGGAAGATACATACATTTGGGCTTGACCAGTTCTGATGTCTTAGATACCGGGATTGCATTACAGTTAGTTATTAGTCTTAACTTAATCCTCGAACGATTAGAAGAATTAGTTCAGGCTATTCGCTATCAAGCTCAGCAGCATCGTTTCACAGTTATGGTTGGTAGGTCGCACGGAATTCATGCTGAACCCATTACCTTTGGTTTTAAACTAGCTGGCTGGTTGGCGGAAGTTCTACGAAATCGCGATCGCCTGGTAAGATTGCGTAAAGAAATTGCCGTAGGCAAAATTTCGGGAGCGGTTGGTACCTATGCCAATGTTGACCCCAAAATAGAATCGATCGCCTGTCAGAAATTGGGATTAGAACCAGATACGGCATCAACTCAGGTAATTTCTCGCGATCGCCATGCAGATTATGTTCAGCAATTGGCTTTATTGACAGCCTCAATTGAACGTTTTGCTGTAGAAA
This genomic window contains:
- a CDS encoding nitroreductase, translated to MVDLVAQISEVIRSRRSTKPRLFNGDRIDDKIIWEILENANWAPNHGLTQPWRYKIFTDTGLEKLANFQADLYQKLTPEEKFKPEKYERMKTNLLKSSHVIVICMQRQKLEKILEIEEIEAVACSVQNMTLTAAAYGICSFWGSGGVTYTEELKEFLGLGEKDKCLGYLYLGYSDNPTTKSRRDPIQEKVEWFS
- a CDS encoding response regulator transcription factor — protein: MKDNSQKDNKKLLLIDDDPNLILLVKDYLEFRGYNVDTAENGREALEILDNNDVPDMIICDVMMPEMDGYSLVKHIRGEPTTNRIPVLFLSAKGQSQDRVKGLNEGADVYMVKPFEPEELVAQVESSLNQIKRWEQGRPKGLDGGPTIHVPHNVELTPTELKVVQLVAKGMANREIATQLNVSQRTIESHVSNMLNKTSLNNRTELARWAMESSMA
- the purB gene encoding adenylosuccinate lyase — translated: MIERYTLPEMGEIWTDNYKLKTWLQVEIAVCEAQAELGYIPQEAVEEIKAKANFDPQRVLEIEAEVRHDVIAFLTNVNEYVGDAGRYIHLGLTSSDVLDTGIALQLVISLNLILERLEELVQAIRYQAQQHRFTVMVGRSHGIHAEPITFGFKLAGWLAEVLRNRDRLVRLRKEIAVGKISGAVGTYANVDPKIESIACQKLGLEPDTASTQVISRDRHADYVQQLALLTASIERFAVEIRNLQRTDVLEVEEFFSKKQKGSSAMPHKRNPIRSERLTGMARIVRGNAVAALENVALWHERDISHSSVERVILPDSCILTHFMLKEITSLVKNLLVYPENMKRNMNVYGGVIFSQRVLLTLVEKGMNREDAYRVVQECAHSAWNKTDGDFRQLISQDETVTKTLSTEEIDACFDPNHHLKNLDEIYQRLGI